The Clostridium sp. AWRP genome has a window encoding:
- a CDS encoding ABC transporter ATP-binding protein: MEPLLKSTDLKKIYFRKQALDGLNLEIQKGKITGLLGPNGSGKTTFLKIAAGILRQSSGEILINGNKPGTKTKAEVSYLPDKDYLFKWMRIEDAVNFFKDMYADFDEDKAQDMLKFMNLDPDSKVKTLSKGMSEKLYLSLVLSRKAKLYILDEPLGGVDPTTREKILDAILENYTENSSVLITTHLVSDIERLFDDVAFISEGKIVLFGNAEELRNEKKMSIDEIYREVFK, from the coding sequence ATGGAACCGCTGCTTAAGAGCACAGATTTAAAAAAGATTTATTTTAGAAAACAAGCTTTAGATGGGCTTAATTTAGAAATCCAAAAAGGAAAAATAACAGGATTGTTAGGTCCTAATGGAAGTGGCAAAACTACTTTTTTGAAGATTGCAGCAGGAATATTAAGGCAGAGTTCAGGCGAAATACTTATAAATGGGAATAAGCCTGGTACAAAGACAAAAGCTGAAGTATCCTATTTGCCAGATAAGGATTATCTTTTTAAATGGATGAGGATAGAAGATGCAGTTAACTTTTTTAAAGATATGTACGCAGATTTCGATGAAGATAAAGCTCAGGACATGTTAAAGTTTATGAATTTGGATCCAGATAGTAAAGTTAAGACTTTATCAAAGGGAATGAGCGAGAAATTATATTTAAGTTTAGTACTTTCAAGAAAGGCAAAACTTTATATACTAGATGAACCTTTAGGTGGAGTCGATCCTACAACTAGAGAGAAAATACTAGATGCAATACTTGAAAATTATACGGAAAACAGTTCTGTGCTTATAACCACACATCTTGTTAGCGATATTGAGAGATTGTTTGACGATGTGGCTTTTATATCTGAAGGAAAAATAGTACTCTTTGGAAATGCAGAAGAACTTAGAAATGAGAAAAAAATGTCAATAGATGAAATATACAGGGAGGTATTTAAGTAA